One genomic window of Cygnus olor isolate bCygOlo1 chromosome 3, bCygOlo1.pri.v2, whole genome shotgun sequence includes the following:
- the TAF1A gene encoding TATA box-binding protein-associated factor RNA polymerase I subunit A produces MDGFVAEAGSAPLPALHLPCLPQHFYRAASSHEHKLSFKKSKEVCLSYIQDAILQKQWKRAAEFLTFYVESLEKDYSIEYMGPSEIIWRIGTEILCNHSHSSIGEFNSFIEQMKTLGVKRYLKVCLEHAFHLLCNGLIDEAYQNLSLAESWRFGEQTAAQDKEMKLVQAYRGLLDYYSWSKQKNILLEYEQDGLEDSSVEREMHSCFRKAAMSLKEIIKIPGVWDLFVKSYVDLLEFYGDHQEAREVLSEYAYNSKFPANPNAHVYFYQFLKRHGASKKSLVSALKILHDIVPSHELMIDFNIMLQKSKKRKKRRLGLEVIFAALDYAGSKENVKAWSCLARQVKQIVISEKHLDWIKEEWNSRKDWWPAFHFSRYLAKRNWQENESLTYEKALVAGVLLGKDCKYFKYVSHQGCKAQVKRFRTLKKFVNRHGPVYLRISGL; encoded by the exons ATGGACGGCTTCGTGGCCGAGGCGGGCAgcgccccgctgccggccctgCACCTTCCCTGCCTGCCGCAGCACTTCTACCGAGCCG cATCTTCCCATGAACACAAATTAAGCTTCAAGAAGAGCAAGGAAGTGTGTTTAAGTTACATTCAGGATGCCATACTACAGAAGCAGTGGAAAAGAGCTGCAGAGTTTCTGACCTTCTACGTTGAGTCACTAGAGAAAGACTATTCTATAGAATACATGGGGCCATCAGAG attatTTGGAGAATAGGAACAGAAATTTTGTGCAACCATTCACATAGCAGCATTGGAGAATTCAACTCTTTCATAGAACAGATGAAAACTTTAGGAGTAAAAAGGTATTTGAAG GTTTGTTTAGAGCATGCCTTCCATCTCCTTTGTAATGGACTAATAGATGAAGCCTACCAAAACCTGTCCCTGGCAGAAAGCTGGAGGTTTGGAGAACAAACAGCTGCTCAGGATAAAGAGATGAAACTGGTTCAGGCTTACAGGGGACTGCTGGACTACTACAGCTGGTCTAAGCAGAAGAATATCCTCTTAGAGTATG AGCAGGACGGACTTGAAGACTCGTCTGTTGAACGGGAAATGCACAGTTGCTTTCGGAAGGCAGCAATGAGCTTAAAGGAGATCATTAAAATACCTGGAGTCTGGGATCTCTTTGTGAAATCCTATGTGGAT TTGTTGGAGTTCTATGGAGACCACCAGGAAGCTCGCGAAGTATTAAGTGAATATGCCTACAACTCAAAGTTTCCGGCTAATCCCAACGCTCACGTTTACTTCTATCAGTTCCTAAAGAGACACGGTGCATCAAAGAAATCACTTGTATCTGCACTCAag aTCTTGCATGATATTGTTCCCTCTCATGAACTAATGATAGACTTTAATATCATGCTCCAAAAATCAA AGAAACGAAAAAAACGTCGACTGGGGCTAGAAGTAATTTTTGCAGCCTTGGATTATGCTGGCTCGAAGGAAAACGTTAAAGCATGGAGTTGTTTGGCAAGACAGGTGAAACAAATTGTAAT tTCTGAGAAGCATCTTGACTGGATCAAGGAAGAGTGGAACTCCAGAAAGGACTGGTGGCCTGCCTTCCATTTTAGCCGCTACTTAGCGAAAAGGAATTGGCAGGAAAATGAAAGCCTTACGTATGAAAAAGCTCTGGTGGCTGGAGTCTTACTAGGAAAAG ATTGTAAGTACTTTAAATACGTATCACACCAAGGCTGCAAAGCTCAGGTGAAAAGATTTCGGACACTGAAGAAATTTGTGAATAGGCACGGTCCCGTCTACCTGAGAATATCTGGTCTTTGA
- the HHIPL2 gene encoding HHIP-like protein 2 isoform X6, with amino-acid sequence MIESYQEAQDFHIPDLRKPTLKKVHVWPCAGRSSSSPRASFSCSRVFLCLSLLCWVGSLLGHPQCLDYGPPFQPPVHLEFCSSYENFGCCDQERDTSVAAKYREIMDSIDPWGRKLCGTYIKDILCQECSPYAAHLYDAENPRTPLRNLPGLCFDYCSEFHFNCRSAISLLTSDEHVRECCERNKTHFCNLLHLHDEDYCFPNVLKNTVLNRNLGSVVEGHKGCLQLCLAEVANGLRNPVLMLHANDQTHRAFVAEQLGVVWVYLPDGSRLEEPFLDIKSIVLATPWIGDERGFLGMAFHPNYKHNGKFYIYYSYMDKKRVEKVRISELKVLASDANKADPHSERNLLELEEPAANHNGGQLLFGVDGYMYVFTGDGGKAGDPFGKFGNAQNKSVLLGKVLRIDVDGESPDGKPYRIPPDNPFVSDPKARPEVYAYGVRNMWRCAVDRGDPVTKKGRGRIFCGDVGQNRFEEIDIIVKGGNYGWRAKEGFECYDTKLCRNSSLDDILPIYAYGRNVGKSVTGGYVYRGCESPNLNGLYIFGDFMNGRLMALQEDEKTNKWKKRDICIGSTKVCAFPGMISSYSKFIISFAEDEAGELYFLSTSYPSAYAPHGSLYKIVDPASCKGRHAAFCIPSSLWEPLQEEM; translated from the exons atgaTTGAATCATACCAAGAGGCCCAGGATTTCCATATACCTGACCTCAGGAAACCTACCCTGAAGAAAGTGCACGTTTGGCCATGTgctggaaggagcagcagcagccctagAGCTTCCTTTTCTTGCTCACGTGTCTTTCTTTGCCTCTCCTTGTTATGCTGGGTAGGCAGTCTCCTGGGGCACCCTCAGTGCCTGGATTATGGGCCGCCTTTCCAGCCCCCTGTTCACTTGGAGTTCTGCTCTTCCTATGAAAACTTTGGCTGCTGTGACCAGGAGAGAGACACCAGCGTCGCAGCAAAGTACCGGGAGATCATGGATTCCATCGACCCATGGGGGCGTAAGCTGTGCGGAACGTATATCAAAGATATTCTCTGTCAG GAATGTTCTCCATATGCTGCGCATCTCTACGATGCTGAAAACCCCCGAACGCCTCTAAGAAACCTTCCCGGGCTTTGTTTTGACTATTGCTCCGAGTTCCATTTCAACTGCCGCTCCGCCATCAGCCTGCTGACTAGCGATGAGCACGTTCGGGAATGCTGCGAGAGGAACAAGACACACTTTTGCAACCTCCTTCACCTACACGACGAGGACTACTGCTTCCCCAACGTGCTGAAGAACACCGTCCTCAACCGCAACCTGGGCTCGGTGGTGGAGGGCCACAAgggctgcctccagctctgcctggctgaGGTCGCCAACGGGCTGAGGAACCCGGTGCTCATGCTGCATGCCAACGACCAGACCCACCGCGCCTTCGTAGCTGAGCAGCTGGGGGTGGTCTGGGTCTACTTACCTGACGGCAGCCGGCTGGAGGAGCCCTTTCTGGATATTAAAAGCATAGTGCTGGCTACACCGTGGATAGGGGATGAGAGAGGCTTTTTGGGGATGGCTTTCCACCCCAACTACAAGCACAACGGGAAATTTTATATCTATTATTCATATATGGATAAGAAGCGAGTGGAAAAGGTCAGAATCAGCGAATTGAAGGTTTTGGCCTCTGATGCCAACAAAGCTGATCCACACTCAGAAAG gaatCTTTTGGAACTTGAAGAACCAGCCGCAAATCACAATGGTGGGCAGCTGCTCTTTGGGGTGGATGGCTATATGTATGTATTCACAGGGGATGGAGGGAAAGCTGGAGACCCTTTTGGAAAATTTGGGAATGCTCAGAACAA gAGTGTATTGTTGGGGAAAGTCCTGAGGATTGATGTGGATGGAGAAAGTCCTGATGGCAAGCCTTATCGCATCCCTCCTGATAACCCTTTTGTGTCTGATCCCAAGGCCCGCCCTGAAGTTTATGCGTATGGGGTCAGGAATATGTGGCGCTGTGCTGTTGACAGGGGGGACCCTGTCACgaagaagggaagagggaggatATTCTGTGGGGATGTTGGGCAGAACAGGTTTGAAGAAATTGACATCATTGTTAAAGGAGGAAACTATGGCTGGAGAGCAAAGGAGGGATTTGAATGCTACGACACAAAGCTTTGCCGTAATTCCTCCTTGG ATGACATTCTTCCAATATATGCATATGGCCGCAACGTGGGGAAGTCAGTCACTGGAGGTTATGTATATAGAGGATGTGAATCACCCAACTTGAATGGTCTCTATATTTTTGGCGATTTCATGAATGG TCGACTGATGGCTTTACAGGAAGATGAGAAGACAAATAAGTGGAAGAAGAGAGATATCTGCATTGGTAGTACTAAAGTTTGTGCTTTCCCTGGAATGATCAGTTCTTATAGCAAATTCATCATCTCATTTGCTGAGGATGAAGCAG
- the HHIPL2 gene encoding HHIP-like protein 2 isoform X7, producing the protein MIESYQEAQDFHIPDLRKPTLKKVHVWPCAGRSSSSPRASFSCSRVFLCLSLLCWVGSLLGHPQCLDYGPPFQPPVHLEFCSSYENFGCCDQERDTSVAAKYREIMDSIDPWGRKLCGTYIKDILCQECSPYAAHLYDAENPRTPLRNLPGLCFDYCSEFHFNCRSAISLLTSDEHVRECCERNKTHFCNLLHLHDEDYCFPNVLKNTVLNRNLGSVVEGHKGCLQLCLAEVANGLRNPVLMLHANDQTHRAFVAEQLGVVWVYLPDGSRLEEPFLDIKSIVLATPWIGDERGFLGMAFHPNYKHNGKFYIYYSYMDKKRVEKVRISELKVLASDANKADPHSERNLLELEEPAANHNGGQLLFGVDGYMYVFTGDGGKAGDPFGKFGNAQNKSVLLGKVLRIDVDGESPDGKPYRIPPDNPFVSDPKARPEVYAYGVRNMWRCAVDRGDPVTKKGRGRIFCGDVGQNRFEEIDIIVKGGNYGWRAKEGFECYDTKLCRNSSLDDILPIYAYGRNVGKSVTGGYVYRGCESPNLNGLYIFGDFMNGRLMALQEDEKTNKWKKRDICIGSTKVCAFPGMISSYSKFIISFAEDEAGELYFLSTSYPSAYAPHGSLYKIVDPASLLSARKPLSCMSCGGPNVTF; encoded by the exons atgaTTGAATCATACCAAGAGGCCCAGGATTTCCATATACCTGACCTCAGGAAACCTACCCTGAAGAAAGTGCACGTTTGGCCATGTgctggaaggagcagcagcagccctagAGCTTCCTTTTCTTGCTCACGTGTCTTTCTTTGCCTCTCCTTGTTATGCTGGGTAGGCAGTCTCCTGGGGCACCCTCAGTGCCTGGATTATGGGCCGCCTTTCCAGCCCCCTGTTCACTTGGAGTTCTGCTCTTCCTATGAAAACTTTGGCTGCTGTGACCAGGAGAGAGACACCAGCGTCGCAGCAAAGTACCGGGAGATCATGGATTCCATCGACCCATGGGGGCGTAAGCTGTGCGGAACGTATATCAAAGATATTCTCTGTCAG GAATGTTCTCCATATGCTGCGCATCTCTACGATGCTGAAAACCCCCGAACGCCTCTAAGAAACCTTCCCGGGCTTTGTTTTGACTATTGCTCCGAGTTCCATTTCAACTGCCGCTCCGCCATCAGCCTGCTGACTAGCGATGAGCACGTTCGGGAATGCTGCGAGAGGAACAAGACACACTTTTGCAACCTCCTTCACCTACACGACGAGGACTACTGCTTCCCCAACGTGCTGAAGAACACCGTCCTCAACCGCAACCTGGGCTCGGTGGTGGAGGGCCACAAgggctgcctccagctctgcctggctgaGGTCGCCAACGGGCTGAGGAACCCGGTGCTCATGCTGCATGCCAACGACCAGACCCACCGCGCCTTCGTAGCTGAGCAGCTGGGGGTGGTCTGGGTCTACTTACCTGACGGCAGCCGGCTGGAGGAGCCCTTTCTGGATATTAAAAGCATAGTGCTGGCTACACCGTGGATAGGGGATGAGAGAGGCTTTTTGGGGATGGCTTTCCACCCCAACTACAAGCACAACGGGAAATTTTATATCTATTATTCATATATGGATAAGAAGCGAGTGGAAAAGGTCAGAATCAGCGAATTGAAGGTTTTGGCCTCTGATGCCAACAAAGCTGATCCACACTCAGAAAG gaatCTTTTGGAACTTGAAGAACCAGCCGCAAATCACAATGGTGGGCAGCTGCTCTTTGGGGTGGATGGCTATATGTATGTATTCACAGGGGATGGAGGGAAAGCTGGAGACCCTTTTGGAAAATTTGGGAATGCTCAGAACAA gAGTGTATTGTTGGGGAAAGTCCTGAGGATTGATGTGGATGGAGAAAGTCCTGATGGCAAGCCTTATCGCATCCCTCCTGATAACCCTTTTGTGTCTGATCCCAAGGCCCGCCCTGAAGTTTATGCGTATGGGGTCAGGAATATGTGGCGCTGTGCTGTTGACAGGGGGGACCCTGTCACgaagaagggaagagggaggatATTCTGTGGGGATGTTGGGCAGAACAGGTTTGAAGAAATTGACATCATTGTTAAAGGAGGAAACTATGGCTGGAGAGCAAAGGAGGGATTTGAATGCTACGACACAAAGCTTTGCCGTAATTCCTCCTTGG ATGACATTCTTCCAATATATGCATATGGCCGCAACGTGGGGAAGTCAGTCACTGGAGGTTATGTATATAGAGGATGTGAATCACCCAACTTGAATGGTCTCTATATTTTTGGCGATTTCATGAATGG TCGACTGATGGCTTTACAGGAAGATGAGAAGACAAATAAGTGGAAGAAGAGAGATATCTGCATTGGTAGTACTAAAGTTTGTGCTTTCCCTGGAATGATCAGTTCTTATAGCAAATTCATCATCTCATTTGCTGAGGATGAAGCAG
- the HHIPL2 gene encoding HHIP-like protein 2 isoform X5, whose amino-acid sequence MIESYQEAQDFHIPDLRKPTLKKVHVWPCAGRSSSSPRASFSCSRVFLCLSLLCWVGSLLGHPQCLDYGPPFQPPVHLEFCSSYENFGCCDQERDTSVAAKYREIMDSIDPWGRKLCGTYIKDILCQECSPYAAHLYDAENPRTPLRNLPGLCFDYCSEFHFNCRSAISLLTSDEHVRECCERNKTHFCNLLHLHDEDYCFPNVLKNTVLNRNLGSVVEGHKGCLQLCLAEVANGLRNPVLMLHANDQTHRAFVAEQLGVVWVYLPDGSRLEEPFLDIKSIVLATPWIGDERGFLGMAFHPNYKHNGKFYIYYSYMDKKRVEKVRISELKVLASDANKADPHSERNLLELEEPAANHNGGQLLFGVDGYMYVFTGDGGKAGDPFGKFGNAQNKSVLLGKVLRIDVDGESPDGKPYRIPPDNPFVSDPKARPEVYAYGVRNMWRCAVDRGDPVTKKGRGRIFCGDVGQNRFEEIDIIVKGGNYGWRAKEGFECYDTKLCRNSSLDDILPIYAYGRNVGKSVTGGYVYRGCESPNLNGLYIFGDFMNGRLMALQEDEKTNKWKKRDICIGSTKVCAFPGMISSYSKFIISFAEDEAGELYFLSTSYPSAYAPHGSLYKIVDPARVLWLGQQAPPNRRGPVQSSLDAPCFQLMLQQG is encoded by the exons atgaTTGAATCATACCAAGAGGCCCAGGATTTCCATATACCTGACCTCAGGAAACCTACCCTGAAGAAAGTGCACGTTTGGCCATGTgctggaaggagcagcagcagccctagAGCTTCCTTTTCTTGCTCACGTGTCTTTCTTTGCCTCTCCTTGTTATGCTGGGTAGGCAGTCTCCTGGGGCACCCTCAGTGCCTGGATTATGGGCCGCCTTTCCAGCCCCCTGTTCACTTGGAGTTCTGCTCTTCCTATGAAAACTTTGGCTGCTGTGACCAGGAGAGAGACACCAGCGTCGCAGCAAAGTACCGGGAGATCATGGATTCCATCGACCCATGGGGGCGTAAGCTGTGCGGAACGTATATCAAAGATATTCTCTGTCAG GAATGTTCTCCATATGCTGCGCATCTCTACGATGCTGAAAACCCCCGAACGCCTCTAAGAAACCTTCCCGGGCTTTGTTTTGACTATTGCTCCGAGTTCCATTTCAACTGCCGCTCCGCCATCAGCCTGCTGACTAGCGATGAGCACGTTCGGGAATGCTGCGAGAGGAACAAGACACACTTTTGCAACCTCCTTCACCTACACGACGAGGACTACTGCTTCCCCAACGTGCTGAAGAACACCGTCCTCAACCGCAACCTGGGCTCGGTGGTGGAGGGCCACAAgggctgcctccagctctgcctggctgaGGTCGCCAACGGGCTGAGGAACCCGGTGCTCATGCTGCATGCCAACGACCAGACCCACCGCGCCTTCGTAGCTGAGCAGCTGGGGGTGGTCTGGGTCTACTTACCTGACGGCAGCCGGCTGGAGGAGCCCTTTCTGGATATTAAAAGCATAGTGCTGGCTACACCGTGGATAGGGGATGAGAGAGGCTTTTTGGGGATGGCTTTCCACCCCAACTACAAGCACAACGGGAAATTTTATATCTATTATTCATATATGGATAAGAAGCGAGTGGAAAAGGTCAGAATCAGCGAATTGAAGGTTTTGGCCTCTGATGCCAACAAAGCTGATCCACACTCAGAAAG gaatCTTTTGGAACTTGAAGAACCAGCCGCAAATCACAATGGTGGGCAGCTGCTCTTTGGGGTGGATGGCTATATGTATGTATTCACAGGGGATGGAGGGAAAGCTGGAGACCCTTTTGGAAAATTTGGGAATGCTCAGAACAA gAGTGTATTGTTGGGGAAAGTCCTGAGGATTGATGTGGATGGAGAAAGTCCTGATGGCAAGCCTTATCGCATCCCTCCTGATAACCCTTTTGTGTCTGATCCCAAGGCCCGCCCTGAAGTTTATGCGTATGGGGTCAGGAATATGTGGCGCTGTGCTGTTGACAGGGGGGACCCTGTCACgaagaagggaagagggaggatATTCTGTGGGGATGTTGGGCAGAACAGGTTTGAAGAAATTGACATCATTGTTAAAGGAGGAAACTATGGCTGGAGAGCAAAGGAGGGATTTGAATGCTACGACACAAAGCTTTGCCGTAATTCCTCCTTGG ATGACATTCTTCCAATATATGCATATGGCCGCAACGTGGGGAAGTCAGTCACTGGAGGTTATGTATATAGAGGATGTGAATCACCCAACTTGAATGGTCTCTATATTTTTGGCGATTTCATGAATGG TCGACTGATGGCTTTACAGGAAGATGAGAAGACAAATAAGTGGAAGAAGAGAGATATCTGCATTGGTAGTACTAAAGTTTGTGCTTTCCCTGGAATGATCAGTTCTTATAGCAAATTCATCATCTCATTTGCTGAGGATGAAGCAG